The following coding sequences lie in one Spinacia oleracea cultivar Varoflay chromosome 1, BTI_SOV_V1, whole genome shotgun sequence genomic window:
- the LOC110783890 gene encoding F-box/FBD/LRR-repeat protein At5g22660-like, giving the protein MGDFKILKYYVRQRRWRLSEGDGEDRLSSLPDVILTDILSRLSIHSAAATSVLSHRWRRLWTGVFRLNLCFQKSSEFTKIIDHILQQVTSRKLRDFNLDLSNVYVTPKSSAIESWFRDLCSRNVETIIFNAVYKHEDTLSFRFPACLVNSQSLVILRLCSSLLELKLPENGNLSFQLPNLKEIRLYFLVNFPLWLGILISSCPLLEDLYLLFNLLYLPEPDTVVRIIAPNLKSFSICMSYLTEQVERYRVVIDAPKLENLDVEDWTSIYCFLQNPTKLVKAYIRLESEFISFGEEEGGNEETNYVKEMSKFIGGSCNVNNLVLMLKSSTNTLTYLNSFDLPVFSNLTYLETNFLKVLLVSLHCFPNLEHLKVRLYSGDCPIEQRNWCAPDSIPDCLVSKLKTIQISGLQGVGDELILLAYILCNAVVLKSLIVNVYMKDAVYTRDERGKAYAVWKECQFCRSIFEFPRSSSACEVVVSCRYVTASGNALQNGRLTCEMYVGQGFL; this is encoded by the coding sequence ATGGGTGATTTCAAAATCTTGAAGTACTATGTCAGACAAAGACGTTGGAGGTTGAGCGAGGGTGATGGAGAAGACAGGTTGAGTTCACTCCCAGACGTCATTCTCACCGACATTCTTTCTCGCCTCTCAATCCATTCCGCCGCTGCCACATCCGTCTTATCCCACCGTTGGCGCCGCCTCTGGACCGGTGTCTTCCGCCTCAATCTCTGTTTTCAGAAAAGTTCGGAATTCACCAAAATAATCGACCATATCCTACAACAGGTTACATCTCGAAAACTCCGCGACTTTAATCTTGATTTGTCAAATGTATATGTCACACCGAAATCTAGTGCAATAGAATCATGGTTCCGTGATCTTTGCAGCCGAAATGTGGAGACTATCATTTTTAATGCAGTATATAAACATGAAGATACCCTTTCCTTCCGTTTTCCTGCTTGTCTGGTTAATTCTCAATCTCTGGTAATTTTGAGATTATGTAGTAGTTTGTTAGAATTGAAGTTGCCTGAAAACGGGAATTTGTCTTTTCAACTCCCTAATTTGAAGGAAATTCGCCTGTACTTCCTTGTTAATTTCCCTCTTTGGTTGGGGATTCTAATTAGTTCTTGCCCACTTTTGGAAGATTTGTATTTGTTGTTCAACTTGCTCTATTTGCCCGAACCTGATACTGTTGTGCGTATAATTGCCCCCAATTTGAAGTCATTTTCTATATGTATGTCATATTTGACTGAGCAAGTCGAGCGATACAGAGTTGTTATTGATGCACCCAAATTGGAAAACCTTGACGTCGAAGATTGGACTTCAATTTATTGCTTTCTCCAGAATCCAACTAAATTAGTCAAAGCGTATATTAGATTGGAGAGTGAATTCATATCTTTTGGGGAAGAGGAAGGAGGGAATGAAGAAACTAATTATGTTAAGGAGATGTCCAAGTTTATTGGAGGATCGTGTAATGTTAACAACCTTGTGCTGATGCTAAAGAGCAGTACAAATACATTAACATACCTTAATTCTTTTGATCTGCCAGTCTTTTCTAATTTGACCTATCTCGAAACAAACTTTTTAAAGGTTTTGCTGGTTTCTTTACATTGTTTTCCCAACCTAGAGCATCTTAAGGTGCGCCTATATTCAGGTGATTGCCCAATAGAGCAAAGGAATTGGTGCGCACCGGATTCTATTCCAGATTGTTTAGTGAGTAAGCTTAAGACTATACAAATAAGCGGATTACAGGGGGTTGGTGATGAACTCATACTGCTAGCATACATTCTATGTAATGCAGTTGTTTTGAAAAGTCTTATTGTAAATGTTTATATGAAGGACGCAGTTTATACCAGAGATGAACGTGGAAAAGCGTATGCAGTGTGGAAGGAATGCCAATTTTGTAGGTCAATTTTTGAGTTTCCAAGAAGCTCCTCAGCTTGTGAGGTTGTGGTTTCATGTAGGTATGTCACAGCATCAGGTAATGCCCTGCAAAATGGACGCCTTACATGTGAAATGTATGTGGGCCAAGGATTTCTTTGA